One segment of Podarcis muralis chromosome 17, rPodMur119.hap1.1, whole genome shotgun sequence DNA contains the following:
- the LOC114588023 gene encoding uncharacterized protein LOC114588023 — MATPLRKSTQASGLRSSLNSEESSPAHGPPSRRRSDAGSTRGPQLRKQASASSLRSEGQAWCRRSESIPEPDPILLSLVQALAHTGIPLSEAGFFEALITRPLGVRRSLPSMAQLHRSVLPALRRRHKSGLRQVLHRRDTFVFLHEATTGDGRAILGISVLPLDRPGQSPLLLGMEFLEQLSHHSVARAVTGVLSEGHVLSHRVLAVVTSGNAHMIQAFAANGILGTVLPTALHIPCLAHQLELVMELWPDKLERLVSVLHLLEDTFGRQAALRHRYELFLRERGLALSLPVPSRWTGPEAWLEKASVIAEHLPILMEFMAADEEEGAAMAKLQVLLGSGSEELVAEATFAAEHGAVLLSTAQFLHKLGEPLAHRAYGELEALRIGFSYHLDTGFGPNTRRQLALCPPRLASQFREVLACSLTRLEHVLSSHPAVPTLKAVRALDPKQVGAVGWSQLQQEQAIPGLAEVAEVEWFRYQQLAQAAPANVSLSQWWEAQSEQLPTLSALAQRYLWLPLSMPKSPFLPGDVLSGAGVEEGFTDESVCLWRMLRYNRNLC; from the coding sequence ATGGCAACTCCGTTGAGGAAGTCCACCCAGGCATCTGGCCTGCGTTCCTCCCTGAACTCTGAGGAGTCGTCGCCGGCCCACGGTCCTCCCAGCCGCCGCCGCTCGGATGCCGGTTCCACCAGGGGCCCCCAGCTTCGCAAACAGGCCTCGGCCTCTTCCCTCCGCTCTGAGGGACAAGCTTGGTGCCGCCGCTCGGAATCCATCCCTGAACCAGACCCAATCCTGCTCTCTCTGGTGCAGGCCTTGGCCCACACAGGCATCCCGCTTTCTGAGGCAGGCTTCTTCGAGGCTCTCATTACACGGCCGCTGGGCGTGAGGCGCTCGCTGCCATCAATGGCCCAGCTCCACCGCAGCGTCCTCCCGGCCTTGCGGCGGCGCCACAAGTCGGGTCTCCGTCAGGTTCTCCACCGCCGCGATACTTTTGTCTTCCTTCATGAGGCGACGACAGGGGACGGGCGGGCCATCCTTGGCATCTCCGTCCTGCCTCTCGACAGGCCTGGGCAGTCTCCGCTGCTCCTGGGCATGGAATTCTTGGAGCAGCTGAGCCACCATTCGGTGGCCCGGGCCGTCACAGGTGTTTTGAGCGAAGGGCACGTCTTGTCCCACAGGGTGCTGGCTGTGGTCACTTCTGGGAATGCCCACATGATCCAAGCCTTTGCTGCCAACGGGATTCTGGGCACGGTGTTGCCCACTGCCCTTCACATCCCCTGCCTGGCGCACCAGCTGGAGCTGGTGATGGAGCTGTGGCCAGATAAGTTGGAAAGGCTGGTTTCTGTGCTGCACCTCCTGGAGGATACGTTCGGGCGGCAGGCTGCCCTACGCCACCGTTATGAGCTGTTTCTGAGAGAGCGCGGCCTGGCACTCTCCCTGCCCGTTCCCAGTAGGTGGACTGGGCCAGAGGCTTGGCTGGAGAAGGCCAGCGTCATCGCAGAACATCTCCCCATCCTGATGGAGTTCATGGCAGCTGATGAAGAAGAGGGTGCCGCCATGGCCAAACTACAGGTGCTTCTTGGGTCAGGCAGCGAGGAGTTGGTGGCGGAGGCCACCTTTGCAGCGGAGCACGGGGCAGTCCTCCTGAGCACAGCGCAGTTCCTGCACAAGTTGGGGGAGCCATTAGCGCACCGGGCCTATGGCGAGCTGGAGGCCTTGCGCATTGGCTTCTCCTACCACCTGGACACGGGGTTCGGGCCAAACACCAGGAGGCAGCTGGCCCTGTGCCCGCCTCGTCTGGCATCGCAGTTCCGCGAGGTTCTGGCTTGCAGCCTCACCCGCCTGGAGCACGTGCTCAGCTCTCACCCTGCGGTGCCCACGTTGAAGGCCGTGCGGGCCCTTGATCCCAAGCAGGTGGGCGctgtgggctggagccagctgcagcaggagcaggCCATCCCTGGGCTGGCAGAGGTGGCAGAGGTGGAGTGGTTCCGCTACCAGCAGCTGGCGCAGGCGGCTCCTGCAAATGTCTCCCTGTCTCAGTGGTGGGAGGCGCAATCTGAGCAGCTCCCCACCCTGAGCGCCCTGGCCCAACGGTACCTCTGGTTGCCACTCTCCATGCCCAAgtcccctttcctcccaggagACGTACTGAGTGGAGCAGGTGTTGAGGAGGGTTTCACAGACGAGAGTGTTTGCCTGTGGCGCATGCTCAGGTATAACCGCAACCTCTGTTAG